From a region of the Tachysurus fulvidraco isolate hzauxx_2018 chromosome 5, HZAU_PFXX_2.0, whole genome shotgun sequence genome:
- the med8 gene encoding mediator of RNA polymerase II transcription subunit 8, translating into MQQREEKQLEASVESLISRVAHLKNSLQSFIYKLENEYDRLKWPSVLDNFALLSGQLNTINKLLRNEKTPSYRNQVIIPLLLSPDRDEELAKLTEQRVPVFSHEIVPDHLRTKPDPEVEEQEKQLSADAARIGQELAQKQIQTLNKLCSSLLEKLNSPRDDRDAESSAMRQNKQWFNPTDTNALVAAVGFGKGLSKCRPPSSVAPGHPGQTMMTGGPTLQQVTIAGAPGHQTGIGASVTQQQPGQPGKMPSSIKTNIKSASASMHPYNR; encoded by the exons ATGCAG caacGAGAGGAGAAGCAGTTGGAAGCGTCTGTCGAGTCTCTGATATCTCGCGTGGCACATCTGAAGAATTCTCTACAGAGTTTCATCTATAAGCTGGAAAATGAATATGACCGGCTGAAGTG gCCTTCGGTGCTGGACAACTTTGCACTTTTGTCTGGGCAGCTAAACACCATCAACAAGCTGTTGCGTAATGAGAAAACACCATCTTACCGGAACCAAGTTATCATTCCCCTTCTGCTGTCCCCTGACAGAGACGAGGAGCTAGCA AAACTGACAGAGCAGCGTGTACCCGTGTTCAGCCATGAGATTGTACCAGACCATCTGAGGACAAAACCTGACCCAGAAGTAGAAGAGCAGGAGAAACAACTGAGTGCAGACGCTGCCCGGATTGGACAGGAACTAGCTCAG aaacagatccAGACTCTGAACAAACTCTGCTCCAGCCTTTTGGAGAAGCTCAATAGCCCTCGAGATGACAGAGACGCAGAATCTtcag CTATGCGCCAGAACAAACAATGGTTCAACCCAACGGACACCAACGCCCTGGTGGCGGCAGTTGGCTTTGGGAAAGGCTTGTCTAAGTGCAGACCGCCTTCTTCAGTGGCTCCTGGGCATCCGGGACAGACCATGATGACGGGGGGACCCACACTGCAGCAGGTGACCATCGCTGGGGCTCCTGGACATCAGACAGGCATCGGAGCATCTGTGACACAGCAGCAGCCTGGCCAGCCTG GGAAAATGCCAAGTAGCATAAAGACAAATATCAAGTCGGCCTCAGCTTCAATGCATCCTTACAACAGATAA
- the LOC113642935 gene encoding fatty-acid amide hydrolase 1 isoform X1: protein MDREWTMVALALLCGIVFFLLKWSGQKQNLERKLQTARKKREAGLKQAEQAVSHFKAEHPGLDLNLIVDLPLSELSQQIRDGSLQPDFVLHAYIEKALEVNSKFNCGTAFLKESLKQLEDIETHKDGILYGIPVSIKENFDYQGYDSTCGVSDMVNSPAAVDSVVVRVLKRQGAVPFIKTNVPQALINYECSNPIYGTTANPHNLQKTCGGSTGGEAALIGGGGSILGLGSDLGGSLRIPASFCGLCAFKPTANRISSLGLNSCVKGRKSVLSSVGPMARDVNSLALCMRALLNKDMFTLDPTIPPLPFKQEVYESSERLRIGYYDNDGYLQPFPCMSRALQEAKALLEQAGHKLVPFKPPHIYTAIPEYFMKVLLADGCASSSSHLKEDPINPCMQHGIPFGLPRFVKKIISLVLSFTHPHIASLVDSTCGVSSVADLWKQQSTIENYINKVIEEWNNLELDVLICPILGPALNYTYSGRLTSGTSYTALYNLLNFPAGVIPITKVTAEDEDQLRCYKGTFGSYADKLFIKAVEGGVGLPLAVQCVSLPWQEELCLRLMRELEALCAKNKQSNTEYKTNQANGENRTGTSSLNSQCPSDVTLYPQPKFLQL, encoded by the exons ATGGATAGAGAATGGACAATGGTTGCATTGGCTCTGCTTTGTGGTATTGTGTTTTTCCTGCTGAAGTGGAGTGGACAGAAGCAGAATTTGGAGAGGAAATTACAGACAgcgagaaaaaagagagaagcaggTCTCAAGCAGGCAGAACAAGCTGTGAGCCACTTTAAGGCAGAG CATCCTGGCCTTGATTTGAATCTCATCGTGGATCTTCCTTTATCTGAGCTCAGTCAGCAAATAAGAGACGGCTCTCTGCAGCCAGATTTTGTGCTCCATGCTTACATTGAAAAG GCTCTGGAGGTGAACAGTAAATTCAACTGTGGCACTGCCTTTCTCAAGGAAAGTCTGAAACAGCTAGAGGACATTGAAACCCACAAAGATGGCATTCTCTACGGGATTCCCGTTAGCATTAAAGAGAATTTTGATTATCAG GGCTATGACTCTACATGTGGAGTGTCTGACATGGTGAACAGTCCTGCAGCTGTGGATAGTGTGGTGGTCAGAGTACTGAAGAGGCAAGGCGCAGTTCCCTTCATCAAAACAAATGTTCCGCAGGCCCTTATAAA TTATGAATGTAGTAACCCAATTTACGGGACAACGGCAAACCCCCACAACCTTCAGAAGACATGTGGTGGCTCTACAGGAGGAGAAGCTGCTCTGATTGGAGGAGGTGGATCAATTCTGGGCTTGGGAAGCGACCTTGGTGGAAGCCTTCGCATCCCAGCATCCTTTTGTGGCCTTTGTGCTTTCAAGCCTACAGCCAATAGGATAAG CTCGCTCGGACTGAACAGTTGCGTTAAAGGCAGAAAGTCAG TTCTGTCCTCTGTTGGCCCCATGGCACGTGATGTGAACAGTCTTGCACTGTGTATGAGAGCTTTACTCAACAAAGATATGTTCACTCTGGACCCTACAATTCCCCCGTTACCATTCAAACAGGAG GTATACGAGAGCTCTGAGCGTCTGAGGATTGGTTATTATGACAATGACGGATACCTGCAGCCATTTCCATGCATGAGCAGAGCTCTACAAGAAGCCAAGGCACTTCTGGAACAAGCAGGCCACAAG CTGGTCCCCTTTAAGCCCCCCCACATATACACTGCTATCCCTGAGTACTTCATGAAAGTTTTGCTTGCTGATGGATGCGCCTCCTCTTCTAGCCACCT GAAGGAGGACCCAATTAACCCATGTATGCAGCATGGCATCCCTTTTGGTCTTCCTCGCTTTGTTAAAAAGATTATCTCACTAGTCCTAAGCTTCACA CACCCACATATTGCATCCCTTGTGGATTCCACTTGTGGAGTCAG CTCTGTTGCAGACTTATGGAAACAACAGAGTACAATTGAG aaTTATATCAACAAAGTCATAGAAGAATGGAATAACTTAGAGTTGGATGTGTTGATCTGTCCCATTTTGGGTCCAGCCTTAAACTACACCTACTCTGGAAGATTAACAA GTGGTACGAGTTACACAGCATTGTACAACCTGCTCAACTTCCCTGCTGGTGTTATTCCTATCACTAAAGTCACAGCTGAGGATGAAGATCAGCTCAGATGCTACAAGGGGACTTTTGGAAGCTATGCAGATAAGCTCTTTATCAAG gCGGTGGAAGGTGGTGTGGGTCTGCCGCTagcagtgcagtgtgtgtctctgccatGGCAGGAAGAGTTGTGTCTGCGTTTGATGAGAGAATTGGAGGCTCTCTGTGCCAAGAACAAACAGTCTAACACAGAATA CAAGACCAACCAGGCCAATGGAGAGAACAGGACTGGAACATCAAGCCTGAACAGCCAATGCCCATCAGATGTCACACTGTATCCCCAGCCAAAG TTTCTTCAGCTTTAA
- the LOC113642935 gene encoding fatty-acid amide hydrolase 1 isoform X2 → MDREWTMVALALLCGIVFFLLKWSGQKQNLERKLQTARKKREAGLKQAEQAVSHFKAEHPGLDLNLIVDLPLSELSQQIRDGSLQPDFVLHAYIEKALEVNSKFNCGTAFLKESLKQLEDIETHKDGILYGIPVSIKENFDYQGYDSTCGVSDMVNSPAAVDSVVVRVLKRQGAVPFIKTNVPQALINYECSNPIYGTTANPHNLQKTCGGSTGGEAALIGGGGSILGLGSDLGGSLRIPASFCGLCAFKPTANRISSLGLNSCVKGRKSVLSSVGPMARDVNSLALCMRALLNKDMFTLDPTIPPLPFKQEVYESSERLRIGYYDNDGYLQPFPCMSRALQEAKALLEQAGHKLVPFKPPHIYTAIPEYFMKVLLADGCASSSSHLKEDPINPCMQHGIPFGLPRFVKKIISLVLSFTHPHIASLVDSTCGVSSVADLWKQQSTIENYINKVIEEWNNLELDVLICPILGPALNYTYSGRLTSGTSYTALYNLLNFPAGVIPITKVTAEDEDQLRCYKGTFGSYADKLFIKAVEGGVGLPLAVQCVSLPWQEELCLRLMRELEALCAKNKQSNTE, encoded by the exons ATGGATAGAGAATGGACAATGGTTGCATTGGCTCTGCTTTGTGGTATTGTGTTTTTCCTGCTGAAGTGGAGTGGACAGAAGCAGAATTTGGAGAGGAAATTACAGACAgcgagaaaaaagagagaagcaggTCTCAAGCAGGCAGAACAAGCTGTGAGCCACTTTAAGGCAGAG CATCCTGGCCTTGATTTGAATCTCATCGTGGATCTTCCTTTATCTGAGCTCAGTCAGCAAATAAGAGACGGCTCTCTGCAGCCAGATTTTGTGCTCCATGCTTACATTGAAAAG GCTCTGGAGGTGAACAGTAAATTCAACTGTGGCACTGCCTTTCTCAAGGAAAGTCTGAAACAGCTAGAGGACATTGAAACCCACAAAGATGGCATTCTCTACGGGATTCCCGTTAGCATTAAAGAGAATTTTGATTATCAG GGCTATGACTCTACATGTGGAGTGTCTGACATGGTGAACAGTCCTGCAGCTGTGGATAGTGTGGTGGTCAGAGTACTGAAGAGGCAAGGCGCAGTTCCCTTCATCAAAACAAATGTTCCGCAGGCCCTTATAAA TTATGAATGTAGTAACCCAATTTACGGGACAACGGCAAACCCCCACAACCTTCAGAAGACATGTGGTGGCTCTACAGGAGGAGAAGCTGCTCTGATTGGAGGAGGTGGATCAATTCTGGGCTTGGGAAGCGACCTTGGTGGAAGCCTTCGCATCCCAGCATCCTTTTGTGGCCTTTGTGCTTTCAAGCCTACAGCCAATAGGATAAG CTCGCTCGGACTGAACAGTTGCGTTAAAGGCAGAAAGTCAG TTCTGTCCTCTGTTGGCCCCATGGCACGTGATGTGAACAGTCTTGCACTGTGTATGAGAGCTTTACTCAACAAAGATATGTTCACTCTGGACCCTACAATTCCCCCGTTACCATTCAAACAGGAG GTATACGAGAGCTCTGAGCGTCTGAGGATTGGTTATTATGACAATGACGGATACCTGCAGCCATTTCCATGCATGAGCAGAGCTCTACAAGAAGCCAAGGCACTTCTGGAACAAGCAGGCCACAAG CTGGTCCCCTTTAAGCCCCCCCACATATACACTGCTATCCCTGAGTACTTCATGAAAGTTTTGCTTGCTGATGGATGCGCCTCCTCTTCTAGCCACCT GAAGGAGGACCCAATTAACCCATGTATGCAGCATGGCATCCCTTTTGGTCTTCCTCGCTTTGTTAAAAAGATTATCTCACTAGTCCTAAGCTTCACA CACCCACATATTGCATCCCTTGTGGATTCCACTTGTGGAGTCAG CTCTGTTGCAGACTTATGGAAACAACAGAGTACAATTGAG aaTTATATCAACAAAGTCATAGAAGAATGGAATAACTTAGAGTTGGATGTGTTGATCTGTCCCATTTTGGGTCCAGCCTTAAACTACACCTACTCTGGAAGATTAACAA GTGGTACGAGTTACACAGCATTGTACAACCTGCTCAACTTCCCTGCTGGTGTTATTCCTATCACTAAAGTCACAGCTGAGGATGAAGATCAGCTCAGATGCTACAAGGGGACTTTTGGAAGCTATGCAGATAAGCTCTTTATCAAG gCGGTGGAAGGTGGTGTGGGTCTGCCGCTagcagtgcagtgtgtgtctctgccatGGCAGGAAGAGTTGTGTCTGCGTTTGATGAGAGAATTGGAGGCTCTCTGTGCCAAGAACAAACAGTCTAACACAGAATA A